The following proteins are co-located in the Hippoglossus stenolepis isolate QCI-W04-F060 chromosome 23, HSTE1.2, whole genome shotgun sequence genome:
- the LOC118102508 gene encoding astrocytic phosphoprotein PEA-15: MAEYSSLLSDLSENITNEDLEQLKSACKEDIPEDQSNDITSSKEWFSYLEKNDKLAHDNLSYIEHIFEISRRPDLLTRVIEYRTTVLKISEDDEIDTKLTRIPSAKKYKDIIRQPSEDEIIKLAPPPKKV, translated from the exons ATGGCGGAGTACAGCTCTCTGCTCAGCGACCtgtctgaaaacatcaccaaCGAGGACCTGGAGCAGCTCAAGTCGGCCTGTAAGGAGGACATCCCCGAGGACCAGAGCAACGACATCACCTCCTCCAAGGAGTGGTTCAGCTACCTGGAGAAGAATGACAAGCTGGCCCACG ATAACCTGTCGTACATCGAGCACATCTTCGAGATCTCGCGGCGACCGGACCTGCTGACGAGGGTGATCGAGTACCGCACCACCGTGCTCAAGATCTCCGAGGACGACGAGATCGACACCAAGCTCACACGCATCCCGTCGGCCAAGAAATACAAAG acATCATCCGCCAGCCCTCTGAAGATGAGATCATCAAGTTGGCCCCTCCCCCTAAAAAGGTGTGA